TCTTTTACAACCGGAAATTTGTCCGTTTTCAAAAAACATCCGTCTTGTGCTCATTTTAACATATCGATTGCTTTAAAGTTGTCACGACCTAACAttatgtaaaacatttatttgaacGAGTTCTGAGAGGTGACAAATTCTACTTGCAATAGAAAAGTTAGCTGTTAGATTTTGGATTTGTCTGTCTTGGTGGTTTCTTCCAACAACAAGGGGGAACCAGTCACTCGTTGTTGTTGTTAGTCCGACACAGTGCGAGCGGAGTCACATTATCCCGCTAAACTAAGTGATCTTGCATGCCCCGTTTTCGATTCATTTTCGCGGTAGCTCCTACTCTAAATGTCGGATACATGGAGCAACATCCAGGCACACAAGAAGCAGCTGGACTCGCTGCGAGAGAGACTGCAGAGGCGACGGAAAGACCCCACGCAACTCGCTGCAGGTGTGTCTTTATGCTAAcgcgttagctagctagaaagGCGGGATGGGGAAAATAAGATTAGACAATAGGGATTTCAAGACACAGATGTATTTGATTCTATGCTGATGGTTAAAGTTGAAAAAGTTCAGCAAATGTCAATGCTTGTGCATTGTCTGTGGACACCTAGCTATATGGTCCAGATACTAACGAATAACGTGAACTAGTGACCAAAGTTCTTAATCTGCATAAGCACTTTTACTGCTAATGGGATTTACAACTGGTGGTTTTCTTTTATCGCAGAGGTGGGAGGCAGCAGTACTGAAGGGGCTGCAGCGCGGAGTGAGAGTCCCGGACCAACCCTCCAGAGTCCCCCACAGGAGGAGGCTGAACGTCCGCCGGACCCTGAACTAGAGAAGAGACTCCTGGGTTATCTGTCGGACCTGAGCCTCTCACTGCCCACTGACTCCTTGACCATCACTGATGAGCTCAATACTGTGAGTGTGTATCCTTGTGACCAAGATCTAATATTTGCTAAAATAAAATcagaccagggttcaaatacatgtgtatttgagttgagtatttgttatttatttattttagttttttcaaatacacagcccaaaacaactacttttatttgagtatttgaatgtttatttgttaaaaaaaaaaatagtatttgaaagtattttcatCTAGTTAGTTAAAATCCTAGGGCCACTGGACCAAAGAGGAGTGTACGCGGTCTGGGTTCACACCTGGGTGAAATGCATgggagtgtatttgagtattttcaaataggctacattccaatattcaactaATCCTTTATTTGAAAAAACAATATCTGAATACTTGTTTTGAAAAGTAATTGAAATGCCTAAAATAGTATATGAACCTAGTCTggatagtgtatgtgtgtgtgctgaccGCTATTGCAAATTTTATGAAGACTATGGATATGAATAATCACTTTGTCACTCATAAGCCACTGTTCCCATAACTGCATCACATTCCTTTTCCTATCCTTTCTCTTTCCTCACCTTCCTCTCTCATTCCACTTCTATTTTCTCCTCCACAGTCTGAAGTGCCTGTCACCCATGGCTGCATCCAGAGTCTGCTGCTCAAGTTCTCTGCCCAGGAGCTCATCGAAGTCCGGCAGCCATCCGTGGccacctccccctcttcttcctcaACGCTCGTCATCTCCGTGGACCACACAAAACTCTGGGCCATGATTGGGGGCGGGGCCTTAGgccagaggaagaggaaagcagaGGACCAAGCCCACCATAAACGTCCGCCAGGTTCCTCCCCTGCTCTCCAGAGCCCGCCCTCCCCTCCGcccacttcctccatctccctggcACCGGCTTCCTCCTCCCAGCTGACCGGGCCCTCTGATTGGAAGGCTGGAGGAGGAAGGGGCGGGGCAGATAAACAGGGCAGGACCAGTAAAGGGCAGACGTCTCACCTGGACATGGAAATAGAGAGCCTCCTGAACCAGCAGTCCACCAAGGAGCAGCAGAGCAAGAAGGTACATTCACACCTTGgtagagggaggggaaagagacgGGGATACCCTGGGGGTAGTTTGAAACATATCAGTACAAACCTTATTATACTGCCCGATGTTCAAACCATTTTTCAACCACACTGTCAATGGCGaaatcaaagtgtgtgtgtgtgtgtgtgtgtgtgtgtgtgtgtgtgtgtgtgtgtgtgtgtgtgtgtgtgtgtgtgtgtgtgtgttatagatgAGCAGAGAAATCCTGGAGCTTCTGAACACCAGCACAGCTAAAGAGCAGTCCATCGTTGAGAAGTTCCGCTCACGTGGTCGTGCTCAGGTCCAGGAGTTCTGTGACCACGGGACCAAAGAGGAGTGTACGCGGTCTGGGTTCACACCCCAGCCCTGCACCAAGCTGCACTTCCGGTCAGTACTACTGCCACACACAACCATAAGAGTACACTCCCAAATATGTTTTATTCTTGATAACTATTTTTTACAccctttttcttcccaatttcaatcttgtctcatcgctgcaactccccaacgggctcacgaggcgaaggtcgagtcatgagtCTTCCGAAACATGACCAGCAAAACCGCACTTAACACCTGTCcgattaacccggaagccagccgcaccaatgtgtcggaggaaacactgttcacctgACCACCGAGGTCAGCCTGCTGGTGTCCGGTCCGCCTCAAGGAATCCCTAGTGCGCGATGAGATGTGTAAAGCCCATCCGGCCAAACCCTGCCCAAACACGGACGGCGCttagccaattgtgcgccgccctatgagactcccgatcacggccggttgtgacaaacccgggtctgtggtgacgcctctagcactgtgatgcagtgtcatagaccgctgcgccacttgggaggcgtATTCCTGCTGACTTTTTTGCATCATTTAATTTAACCCCAAATCGCCTTTTTCCTGATTTTGTTGTTGTGCTGATCACATCccttatcaaatcaaagtttgtcacatGTTCCCAATACAACcgtacagtgaaatacttacttacaggctctaaccaacagtgcaatttttaagtaaaaaaagtTTAGGTGACAAtcgataagtaaagaaataaaaacaatttcTTGCCATGCGGtattagagagaacagtctggctggggtctttgaccatttttagggccttcctctgacaccgcctggtgttgaggtcctggatggcaggcagcttagccctgatgatgtactgggccgtacgcactatgaGCAGTTGCCgttccaggcagtgatgcaaccagtcaggattctctcgatgttgcagctatagaaccttttgaggatctcaggacccatgccaaatcttttcagtctcctgagggggaataggctttgtcgtgccctcttcacgactgtcttggtgtgtttggaccattctagtttgttggtgatgtggacaccaaggaacttgaagctctcaacctgctccactacagccccgtcgatgagaatgggggcgtgctcgggcctccttttcctgtagtccacaatcatctccttattcTTGGTTaggttgagggataggttgttattctggtaccacccggccaggtctctgacttccctataggctgtctcgtcgtcgtcggtgatcaggcctaccactgttgtgtcgtctgcaaacttaatgatggtgttggagttgtgcctggccatgcagtcgtgggtgaacagggagtacaggaggggactgagcatgcacccctgaggggctccagtgttgaggatcagcgtggcagatgtgttgctactaccctcatcacctgggggcggcccgtcaggaagtccaggatatagttgcagagggaggtgtttagtcccaggatccttagcttagtgatgagctttgagggcactatggtgttgaacgctgagctgtagtcaatgaatagcattctcacgtagatgttccttttgtccaggtgggaaagggcagtgtggagtgcaatagagattgcatcatctgtggatctgtttgggtggtatgcaaattggagtgggtctagggtttctgggataatggtgttgatgtgagccattaccagcctttcaaagcacatgcccggagtacacgtcctggtaatccgtctgggccCGCAGCCTTGTGATTGGCTGTATGTCTCCATTTAATCACTTACAGTCTATTTTAATTGGCTGAAGCATCTTATCTGGTCCCGCTGTTTTGGCTGAGCCCTGTCGTCTCTCCCTCAGACGCATCATCAACAAGCACACAGACGAGAGTCTTGGAGACTGCTCCTTCCTCAACACCTGTTTCCACATGGACACCTGTAAATACGTGCACTATGAGATCGACGCCCCTCCAGAGGCAGAGGGGGGCCCGATGGGGCTCCAGGCTGGGGGCATGGAGGTGGGACTACaccagggggaggaagacagcAACGTGGGGAAATTGTTCCCCTCTCAGGTGAGGAAGAGAAGGAATAaattgagagaggagggagagggacctgaagggaaaagggggaggcctatgaaaaggaaggaggaggaggaggaggaggaagactagGCTTTTATTTTGATACATGTCTCTAATGGTGTAATTCCCCAAAGGGAGAAATTAGGTAAATGAATCTGTCTACATAGGTTATGTCAGTTACCTCCAGAAGTGGTCAGACTGACGCTGCAGTTCAATCCAGTCTGATCTGATTTTGTCCCCCGTCACAGTGGATCTGTTGTGACATCCGGGTCCTGGACGTGTCGATTCTGGGGAAGTTCTCTGTGGTGATGGCCGACCCTCCCTGGGACATCCACATGGAGCTGCCCTACGGAACTCTGACGGACGATGAGATGAGGAAGCTCCACATCCCCGTCCTCCAGGACGACGGCTTCCTCTTCCTCTGGGTGACTGGCAGGTACCTCCACCAATCAGATATGAGTGGAATAGTGTGTTTCTACTCGACCAATCAGCTGCCAGAAGAACAGTGCATGCTAATGAACATGCAGGGTCTGACAGAGGTTAATTATATGATAACAAGCCATAAACTCTTGATTTTTGTTTACGTTAATTGTTGCTGTGATTGACATATTTCACTTTTTTCAATAGGCTGTTCAGTCTTCATTCCTTTCTCTATTTCTTTTAGGGCTATGGAGTTGGGTAGAGAATGTCTGAGTCTTTGGGGGTAAGTCTTTATTCATCAACCTTTGGGACCAATAAGTAAGTAAGTCAACTGTCGTAATCTGACTGTTGGTCTTACCCATGCTTTTTCCCCCCTCGTAGCTATGAGCGTGTTGATGAGATCATTTGGGTGAAGACCAACCAGTTACAGAGAATCATCCGTACCGGGAGGACTGGTCACTGGCTCAATCATGGGAAGGAGCACTGCTTGGTGAATGTGATGTTGTGTGTCCTCATACCTCTTATCTGACTCTGTGGGCTCTGGGCAGTCAGTTGTGTATATTTACTGTTATTGTggtatagttgtgtgtgtgtgtacagttgtaTTGATGTGTATGTGCTTCTCAGGTGGGCGTGAAGGGACAGCCCCAGGGATTCAACAGAgggctggactgtgatgtcatcgtggcagaggtcaggggtcaaacACAATTAATCCATTTGATGTTCCATTCCAATCCTACCAGAGCCTAGAATGTTTTAACTCAACCCTAtcggttctctctccctctcctgctctctctcattcttgtcttttgtctctacctctttctctcctcaccacctctctctctccaggtgcgtTCCACCAGCCACAAGCCAGATGAGATTTATGGAATGATTGAGAGACTCTCACCTGGTACCAGgaagattgagctctttggcaGACCTCACAATGTCCAACccaactggtgtgtgtgtgtgtgtgtgtgtgtgtgtgtgtgtgtgtgtgtgtgtgtgtgtgtggtgtgtgtgtgtgtgtgtattcattgaATTTGTAAATGAGGTATGTGGGTATTCTTTCTTTTTCTAAgccttcttttttctctctcaggGTAACTCTTGGTAATCAGTTAGATGGCATTCACCTCTTGGACCCTGATGTCGTGGCTCGCTTCAAGAAGCGTTACCCAGACGGAGTCATCTCCAAACCCAAGAACATGTAGAGAGTGGTCCTAAACGCCTTCCATGGGGTCATCGTTGTCAACTACTTGTCCTGTTATAAACATGTTATGTCATGTTATGTCACGTTATGAACTTCGACGCCGAGGGAAAAACACTGATCGATGCTCAGTAAGTGTCTGATGGACTGCCTTCTGTTTTTTATGTCTTTTTTTGTACCAATTACAACATTTTGTAATAAATATGGTTGAAGGAATATTTATGGATCTCTATGATGCGGATCAGACATACTGCACAATGAATCCACCAAAAACATTTCAGTATACTTTTTTTTGTATTACTTTGTTAGTACATTTTGTCCATTTCCATGACAACAGCACTACAGTATACAAAGCGAGGACTGGCTAGTTTGGGGATCTTGAttgatttacatttactttgattaAAAGAAAAACATTGACATTGGAAATGTATCAATATTTTCTTCACAGTAATTAGGAATCACATACATTTTCTCATCATTCCAAACTTACCACAGTAGCACCAGATGTATGCTACTGCGTTCTCGTacaataattttcacaatttgtACAAAAATATATTAAACAGAATAAGAAGTGGAATAACATGAGTACTTATTATCCTTAAACTAGTAGGTGAAGCAGGAAAAATATTTCTATGTTAGAGAGGGTGGGTTGTAGAACCCAACTAAAGCACCAAAACACTGTTGAAATGTCTTCCAGAACAATCTGTTGACTTTCTCCTCCATTCACTGTTGTTCCCCATAAGATACCATCAGAAGTAAAGGTAAGAGCTGCAGGTAACATTTCTAGATATGAACACAGTGTAGAAGCGTTCCAAGCAGTCAGTTGAAAAGGGCACTAAAAGAAGACAGCCAGCACCAAACTGAATTTAATTGAGAAAATGTTCAAAAGAGGTAAAAAGGCACAAACTCATTAGTATCTTCATCAGCCAAACCAATCAAAATCGAGTTACCATGTTTTTCTCAGCAAGTTAGGATAGTGTTGGGATCAAAACAAAAAAGCCTGTATTTAAAGTTGGGAGTGCATCATTTACTTGTTGTATTCAACAGCTAGTATTTTAAAGACTTGAATTTGCAGTTGTCTtttacctgcccccccccccccccctaaaaaagaAAAGGAAAATGATGCACTTGATTGGTAATGATGGAGTAAACATTTGTCCATCTCTACTAGCCACACCAGCAGTGCATTCAGCATTTCTCTAGTGAAGAACTTAATCTACTGTGATATATTCATCCTTTCATAGTCACTTCTGAAGGGGGAGTTGAGAACGAACGTCGAGTATATAGGTACCACTGAGTAGATCAAGTCTCAGTCCTTTACATTCTATGTTCTGTTGATCTATAATAATAGATGTCATAGTGGAGGGGCGAGAGTTCATTTTTGGGCGATGGTGATGATGACAGGAGGGATGCCTCAGTAGATACTAAAGTGTCATTCCCAGCACTGTAAACCAGGGTCGTATTCATTGGGGTACACCGTAGCAAAAATGTTTCACAACGGAAACCAAAAATTAGCGTTTCTTATCAGACAAGCCCAGGTATTCCCTCCCTATTTCAGTCCTTTTTCTTCCGTTTGATGCCTAATGAACACTACTTGGCACGTCGGGGCTGATCTATTCAGCAGGTGGCGTCCACTGCGTTGAAGTTGCTGTCCATCTGGTGTCTGAAGGAGAGGCGAGCCTTGGTGGAGAAGTAGATCTGGGAGCCACTCAGACTGCTGCTGCTCTCGCCCTCGCTACCACACGACACCGTGGATGACAGGCGGGGCTTCATCTCCTCACTGGGGACTGGAGGAGGAacggaggaatggagagaggagttATTGAACCAGTAGCACGCAACATTATAGCATCTTTCTTCATGATGTTGTTGTTGCCATGTCTCTACGTGTCTACATAGTGAGGGATGATTTGATCATGCTATTTAAAATACATTATGGTATGCGTCATCCCTCGCGTCTTTTCCTAACTTAAATGTGACATGATATCAACTTCATTGATATTCGAATGATGTAAATCTAATAGAGCAGGATCTTCATTACAAAGGTGTAGGTGGAATGAACGAATAAAGAATGACTAAATGATTGACGGACAGTTATAATACTGGGAAGTGGACAGGAAAAGAAGAACAGAGTGACATAAAACTCATTATTGACTTTCATAAGCGGAGCCTGGAGCAAGACCTTAACTGTAGCTAACTCTGACATACCTGGTTATATCATAGCACTTGTTTCAACATGTCTTCCAAATATGTGTGTTTTTGATAATCATAGATTATGTGTGCAGCATATTATTACTGCACAGACAGCCCCGAGGAGTTCTGACATAATGACACTGTATGTAATTAACTATGTAATGGCTGGGGAGTTCTGACAtaatggtactgtatgtaattaaCTATGTAATGGCTGGGGGGTTCTGACATAATGATACTGTATGTAATTAACTATGTAATGGCTGGGGAGTTCTGACATAATGATACTGTATGTAATTAACTATGTAATGGCTGGGGAGTTCTGACATAATGATACTGTATGTAATTAACTATGTAATGGCTGGGGAGTTCTGACATAATGATACTGTATGTAATTAACTATGTAATGGCTGGGGAGTTCTGACATAATGATACTGTATGTAATTAACTATGTAATGGCTGGGGAGTTCTGACGTAATGATACTGTATGTAATTAACTATGTCATGGCTGGGGAGTTCTGACATAATGATACTGTATGTAATTAACTATGTCATGGCTGGGGAGTTCTGACGTAATGATACTGTATGTAATTAACTATGTCATGGCTGGGGGGTTCTGACGTAATGATACTGTATGTAATTAACTATGTAATGGCTGGGGGGTTCTGACATAATGATACTGTATGTAATTAACTATGTCATGGCTGGGGGGTTCTGACGTAATGATACTGTATGTAATTAACTATGTCATGGCTGGGGAGTTCTGACGTAATGATACTGTATGTAATTAACTATGTAATGGCTGGGGGGTTCTGACATAATGATACTGTATGTAATTAACTATGTAATGGCTGGGGAGTTCTGACATAATGATACTGTATGTAATTAACTATGTCATGGCTGGGGGGTTCTGACATAATGATACTGTATGTAATTAACTATGTCATGGCTGGGGGGTTCTGACATAATGATACTGTATGTAATTAACTATGTCATGGCTGGGGGGTTCTGACATAATGATACTGTATGTAATTAACTATGTAATGGCTGGGGGGTTCTGACATAATGATACTGTATGTAATTAACTATGTAATGGCTGGGGGGTTCTGACATAATGATACTGTATGTAATTAACTATGTAAGACCTGGGGAGTTCTGACATATTGAGAATGCTAATGTATAAAATACTGTAAGTACTATATGTGGAAGGTTGTAGTTCTCTCACCTGCAGGTAGGGGGCACTGTCTGCCCTTTTCACTATGTAACGGCTGACAGTGATAATGATATTGCATGTAACTAACTACGTAATGGCATGTACAACTCTAATATGTAATGCACTACTATGTAATGTAACTGGCAGCCTGTAGTTCTCTCACCTGCAGGCGGGGGGCACTGTTTAGCCTTGCATCGCTCTTTACAGCGTCTGTACCAGGGGAAGCACTGGAGCACCTTCACACCCATGTCTGGAGCTGAGGACCACTGAggggcggggggagagagagagagagatatgaatggAGGAGTGAGGGGAGAAAAAAATTGAAAACAGTCTCCTGTAGATTTTTGTGTGTTTATCTGTTTCTGTTATCTTGACTTGTAGTTCCATTGCTTTTACACATCATTTGTtttacacatcattacacatcaaagCCCTAAACGTTTGTGTGGATTGGATTGACTTCTGCATATCATATCAAACCACAACATATTAAACCACAACCGCAAATTCATAGCTAATTGATTAAAACCTCATCACAAGAGCCAAATCAGCTAGTCGATTGTTAAGGCCGTCTCGAGAGACTACCAACTGTTTAACCTGGCCTTGATAACAGTTAACACAACAACTACccaacaaaacaaacacacattaaCTCCCACAAAGCGTATATGGCCACCGACTGAATGAACCTCTATCAACCAGATGTTACTGAGATGATGGGTCTTTACCTCATCATCACTCACAGGGTCAAACCATAATGGAATTAGTCCCGTCCAGTCCACTAGGCCAGTGGAATTAATAATGGAATTGGTCCAGTCTATGAGGGGACAAAGTGTTCAATGACATGACACGATGATGACTGATGAGGCTTAGCTAATCTCTGTTGTGTCGCTTGTCAGTAGACGCAGGCGAGTATTCACACACATAATCCAGTCAATGGGCTATGGGAGACGGATAGAGCAGCTGATTAGAAGCCTTGGCTTGAATTACACAGAGGTCACACGACACATACAACTCAGGCAGGATAAGACATGCCTGGCCCATCATACCATATAGCATCGTAGGTGCTTAGAGAGATTATATGTGCATAGAGAGATATAATGCTCATGTCATGTCAAGTCTGTTACCCAAGTCATGTCTAATTGGCATTAAGATGCGTACTATGTGAAAGTCAGAGAACTTTAGCTCCATGGATCTCATCCTCTCGTCATGTAGCCAGGCAGTTATAGTGACGCTGAAAGGATTTCATGCAATAAATTATATTTGCATAGTAAATGCAAACATCAATTGATGTATGCAAGCCCATTGAATGCAGTAGATTGACTATGCCTTGGATGTGTCGAGGCTATGCTCCTGGCAGCCTGTCTGTCAATGACTCTGAATGTATTTAGATTCAATGTATATTTAGGGTTAGCATGACTATCTTGGCTTGGCGCACACTACCCACCCTACTATACCTCTCATTGAagtcaaacacgcacacacacacgcacaccctacTTTGATCGGCTCTGGCCTACAGCTCTGCTCTttgatcactgtgtgtgtgtgtgtgtgtgtctgattagATTAATGTTTGTTGGGTCAATGGTTCATCTATTAAATTCTAACCTCAGGTCTTGTCAGTACTCTACCTGTGTGGCCCTTGGAGATAAGATAAACGGGGAGCCCCTCTGTCCACAGCAATGAACAAATATGCAATTGATTACAATGTTAAAGAAATAAAAGAGAATGGTGGTACTCAACTGAGACTGAAGAGCTGTCTGGTAAAAACCTTTCAGCAGAGTGTCGTGTGTATAGCTGTCTATTCATTCAGGAGATCTCAAAATAAATACCCTGTTTGACTGACACTTTTATCCTGCTATTTACCCTGTGTTCCACTGACCTACTGTTAGGAGCCCCTCGAATAGAACAGAGAAATGGAATGACTCTCTGTGGAAACAAGCAAATGACTTTCTATTATAAAACCTCTCACAAGGTCTTCCATCATCACAGAGCTCCATTTAGCTGTGATCTGAGGTAACATCAAGAGAGGGTGACGGGGCTGCTGACAAACTGATGCTTTCCTTGCAAACCCTTGCCCACTCAGAAGCCTGTCACCGTACTGTGCTGACGTGCAATCTGTAGCTAAAACCCTCTGACCTGGTTATCACTTATTGTTGgttagggagtgtgtgtgtgtgtgtgtgtgtgtgtgtgtgtgtgtgtgtgtgtgtgtgtgtgtgtgtgtgtgtgtgtgtgtgtgtgtgtgtgtgtgtgtgtgtgtgtgtgtgtgtgtgtgtgtgtgtgtgtgtgtgtgttttcctggcTGCTACAGCTTTCTCTAAACTCACAGGGATGAGGTCATTTCATAAAGATGTGatacctctctcacacactctgttAGCCCCTTTGACACATAGGGGTCAGGCCAAAGGAGGACTCATTTCAGTGTGACACCCATTCCACTCTGTTACGAGTCAGTCACAATGTGCGAAAATAGCTTTCTTAAAACAActctctctattctctttctctctccctttccccaacccccccctctctcgttcatctctctctctcttcttctctctctcatctctccctctctctcaggtgtgGCTGCAATCCTATCCCATAGACAGACACAGTGAATCCATTATACTAAGTCACACATTGCTTAGCCAAGCACTAATTTTAGGAAGTTGGACCATGCCCACCTAAATCTCAGCTCTTCATATCGATAGTCACTGATCAATTTAGTCACTTAGGAATTCCTATGGGTGTTTAGGGCACCACTGTAATTGGTGAGGCTCTGACTACAGAACATAACCTTGCTTGTTATTGTATGGGTGGTAGTGTACATTGGAGAGTGGGGGaaagagagcaggctgggcaggaaAGATAACAATCCTGCAGTGTAGCCAAAGTCACACAGCGATAATACATTCTTTGTGTATTAATAAACCACTCAAAcacacttttttttctctctgggtcacaaacgcatgcacacacgcacacatacacattcacacacacatacattcacacagatgcacacacacacacagagagactagatggCCTGGTCAGTGGTGAGGAATTTGGGGCCCTGGTCATTACTGTCCATAGTACAGCAAGTCTCTGGCAGAGAACAGCAATCACAGAGCCTAGAACAGAAAACAACCAGTccagtgggggagggagagagggagatggcgagagagatggggagagagaaaggtagaaatggagaaagagagagggggagagagagagcaggggagaaagGAGAACAGTGGCCACCTAaaccacagagagagggggaggctggaGCTAGCTTTTGGTCCCCTTTTCCTGTGTATGTTCCCTCTAAGTGCAGGATCCTGCCAGGCCAGGGCAAGGAAGAGTACTGTGTTGACGTGAGGAACGTGAGGGACGTGCAGCCCTGAACCATAGTTTTACTCACACACTGCCTGGTCAGTGACTTGTTCAGGCTGCTACTGAGTGATTTCTCAATGTTAATCAAATACACATAGGTTTGTCTTATCGTGCACTGATtcttcatagtgtgtgtgtgtgtgttcaatgtgATTATCCCCAGTTTACTCTCAACACATCCACAGTTAATTATGTATATTGTACATATGACAGATTACATACAACTGAACTGTATACAACAAAACCATTTTtacaacaggttgtgtgtgttccTGCCTGGAATGTTTTGTTTGATGGTTAGCAGCATTTAACAGAACCAGAAAAGTCAAGGAGTATGTGAGCAAACTCTACAGAAATCGGATGATCTGTTTTCCAACCTTTCCTACCTCCATTCCAAGTATTCAGCCCCATGGGAGACTAAGTCCCGTCcaaaatgacaccatattccctacgcagtgcactacttttgaccagggcccatatggctctggtcaaaagtagtgcactatgtagggaagagggtgctatttgggacgtatTCTTAGAATGTGTGGCAGTGAGCCTGGGTCTGTAATGCCCCTGAAAGAAGCAGGCCCCAGCCCAAGTACAGTCCCTCCCTGCCATGGACTATGACGCACATATCGGCCTATTGGTGCCCAGTCTGTCCACTCACATTAGAACCCTTGCCCATCTCCAAAACAGCAATGGAAATTGGAAAGAAATAACAACAACTCTTC
Above is a genomic segment from Salvelinus fontinalis isolate EN_2023a chromosome 36, ASM2944872v1, whole genome shotgun sequence containing:
- the mettl3 gene encoding N6-adenosine-methyltransferase subunit METTL3; this encodes MSDTWSNIQAHKKQLDSLRERLQRRRKDPTQLAAEVGGSSTEGAAARSESPGPTLQSPPQEEAERPPDPELEKRLLGYLSDLSLSLPTDSLTITDELNTSEVPVTHGCIQSLLLKFSAQELIEVRQPSVATSPSSSSTLVISVDHTKLWAMIGGGALGQRKRKAEDQAHHKRPPGSSPALQSPPSPPPTSSISLAPASSSQLTGPSDWKAGGGRGGADKQGRTSKGQTSHLDMEIESLLNQQSTKEQQSKKMSREILELLNTSTAKEQSIVEKFRSRGRAQVQEFCDHGTKEECTRSGFTPQPCTKLHFRRIINKHTDESLGDCSFLNTCFHMDTCKYVHYEIDAPPEAEGGPMGLQAGGMEVGLHQGEEDSNVGKLFPSQWICCDIRVLDVSILGKFSVVMADPPWDIHMELPYGTLTDDEMRKLHIPVLQDDGFLFLWVTGRAMELGRECLSLWGYERVDEIIWVKTNQLQRIIRTGRTGHWLNHGKEHCLVGVKGQPQGFNRGLDCDVIVAEVRSTSHKPDEIYGMIERLSPGTRKIELFGRPHNVQPNWVTLGNQLDGIHLLDPDVVARFKKRYPDGVISKPKNM
- the si:ch211-237l4.6 gene encoding uncharacterized protein C17orf114; translation: MGVKVLQCFPWYRRCKERCKAKQCPPPAVPSEEMKPRLSSTVSCGSEGESSSSLSGSQIYFSTKARLSFRHQMDSNFNAVDATC